A genomic window from Verrucomicrobiia bacterium includes:
- a CDS encoding AURKAIP1/COX24 domain-containing protein: MGSLKKRRKAKINKHKRRKKLRLNRHKKRTWQK; encoded by the coding sequence ATGGGTTCACTCAAGAAACGCCGTAAGGCCAAAATCAACAAACACAAGCGGCGCAAGAAACTGCGTTTGAATCGCCACAAGAAGCGCACCTGGCAGAAGTAA
- a CDS encoding DUF2203 domain-containing protein — MGHQFTKHYTREEARTLLPQIREWLGQLAVLRASLRKHDQRVETLLDAGTDRGGQTVNDWVRTMADIQHVIMEFQSREIFIKDADRGLIDFPALIGGREVFLCWENGEADIEYWHDLESGYGGREKL, encoded by the coding sequence ATGGGACACCAATTCACCAAGCATTACACCCGCGAGGAAGCGCGCACCCTGCTGCCGCAAATTCGCGAATGGCTCGGGCAACTCGCCGTGCTGCGCGCCAGCCTGCGCAAGCATGATCAACGCGTCGAAACCCTGCTTGATGCCGGCACCGACCGTGGCGGCCAGACCGTGAACGACTGGGTGCGGACCATGGCCGATATCCAGCATGTGATCATGGAATTTCAAAGTCGTGAGATCTTCATCAAGGACGCCGATCGCGGCTTGATTGATTTTCCCGCGCTCATCGGCGGCCGGGAAGTGTTTCTCTGCTGGGAAAACGGAGAGGCCGACATTGAATATTGGCACGATCTGGAATCGGGCTACGGCGGCCGCGAAAAGCTCTGA
- a CDS encoding ATP-binding cassette domain-containing protein, translating to MIKVEKLTKVFGTKRAVDDVSFSVERGEVLGFLGPNGAGKSTTMRMITGFIPPSAGRVTVGGHDMLARPIPAKRLIGYLPESAPAYTDMTVHGFLNFTAEIRGLTGAARKQAVHRVVEMCFLEAVLHQSVETLSKGYRHRTCFAQSIIHDPDVLVLDEPTDGLDPNQKHEVRNLIRRMGEKKAIIFSTHILEEVDAVCSRAIIIDRGRVVANGTPAELRRKSDLAGAVTVRVAGVAASAISQKLQAVAGVKRCIVVSENGKSATVRAFPKAPPVNGEFARAIGEALNGVKIEELHTEEGRLDEVFRSITMPDTAKEVAR from the coding sequence ATGATCAAAGTTGAAAAATTGACGAAAGTCTTTGGCACCAAGCGGGCCGTGGACGACGTGAGCTTCTCCGTCGAGCGCGGCGAGGTGCTGGGCTTTCTCGGACCAAACGGTGCGGGAAAATCCACCACCATGCGCATGATTACTGGCTTTATTCCGCCCAGTGCGGGGCGGGTGACCGTTGGCGGACACGACATGCTGGCCCGCCCGATTCCGGCCAAACGATTGATCGGGTATCTGCCCGAGAGCGCGCCGGCCTACACGGACATGACGGTGCATGGCTTTCTAAATTTCACCGCGGAGATTCGCGGTCTGACCGGCGCCGCGCGCAAGCAGGCGGTGCACCGCGTCGTTGAAATGTGCTTTCTCGAAGCTGTGTTGCACCAGAGCGTGGAAACGTTGTCCAAAGGCTACCGCCATCGCACCTGCTTCGCCCAGTCCATCATCCACGATCCCGACGTGCTCGTCCTGGACGAGCCGACCGACGGCCTCGATCCGAATCAAAAGCACGAGGTGCGCAATTTGATCCGGCGCATGGGCGAGAAAAAGGCGATCATCTTCTCCACCCACATTCTCGAGGAGGTGGATGCCGTCTGCTCGCGGGCGATCATCATCGACCGGGGCCGCGTGGTGGCCAACGGCACTCCGGCCGAACTGCGCCGGAAGTCCGATCTGGCCGGCGCGGTGACCGTCCGCGTGGCGGGCGTGGCCGCCAGCGCAATCTCACAAAAACTTCAGGCGGTAGCCGGCGTCAAACGCTGCATTGTGGTCAGCGAAAACGGCAAGTCAGCCACCGTGCGCGCCTTCCCAAAAGCGCCGCCGGTGAACGGCGAATTTGCCCGCGCCATTGGCGAGGCTTTGAACGGTGTGAAAATTGAAGAACTGCACACGGAAGAAGGGCGGCTCGACGAGGTGTTCCGCAGCATCACCATGCCGGACACGGCCAAGGAGGTGGCCCGATGA
- a CDS encoding tetratricopeptide repeat protein: MTSRLTFLVTGLFACVALVACRSVSRTADARATVQSERAMERQAEAHAHYAQGALYELQGEPAPALDEFDRAARLDPGNEQLVVEIARRWLLQKKPDRALDLLKLGASQPGASAMLDVLLGTAYAQVGETNLAVTANQRAIKKSPQLLAGYQNLYVGHVQAGRPLEALNVLDAAAKQKDVNAEFLVGLAELYLNLETAAPSTRTNVQARLRPLLQRAKATATENLHTRLRLADAFNAAGEADEAATLYQALLAEVPQAPMLQENLRAKLTDIYLRGKDRGKAIEQLRAMVASDPLNMQAHYYLALLYAEAGDSEHAEEMYRKTIVLNPKFEQAYYDLAASQLGSSETNAVFRTLEQAQKKFGENFVSEFLLGVANARIGKYAEAVKRYTSAEVMARATDPKRLTPLFYFQMGSALERKGDYSEAVKYLEKALALKPEFPEAANYLGFMWAERGENLERARALIDQAVKAEPDNSAYLDSLAWVLFKQGRAQEALPVMLHAIAQAQEDHEMDATLYDHLGDIYAAQGDATKARDAWTKALNLGPDDTIRKKLDALPAAH; encoded by the coding sequence ATGACATCCCGGCTGACCTTCCTCGTAACGGGCCTGTTCGCCTGCGTTGCCTTGGTGGCGTGTCGTTCGGTGTCCCGCACCGCCGACGCGCGGGCCACGGTCCAATCGGAACGCGCGATGGAGCGACAGGCGGAGGCGCATGCGCACTACGCGCAGGGCGCCCTTTACGAGTTGCAGGGGGAACCCGCGCCGGCACTGGACGAATTCGACCGCGCCGCCCGGCTTGATCCCGGCAACGAGCAGCTCGTTGTCGAGATTGCCCGCCGCTGGCTCCTGCAAAAGAAGCCGGACCGGGCGCTGGACCTGCTCAAGCTGGGCGCGTCCCAGCCCGGGGCCTCCGCCATGCTGGACGTGCTGCTGGGGACCGCCTATGCGCAGGTGGGCGAAACCAACCTGGCCGTCACTGCCAACCAGCGCGCGATCAAAAAGTCGCCCCAACTGCTGGCCGGTTACCAGAACCTCTACGTCGGACACGTGCAGGCCGGCCGGCCGTTGGAAGCCTTGAACGTGCTCGACGCCGCCGCGAAGCAGAAGGATGTCAACGCGGAGTTCCTGGTGGGGCTCGCCGAGTTGTATTTGAATTTGGAAACCGCCGCACCGTCCACCCGGACGAATGTGCAGGCGCGCCTGCGGCCGTTGCTGCAACGGGCAAAGGCAACAGCGACGGAAAACCTGCACACCCGCCTGCGGCTGGCGGATGCGTTCAACGCCGCCGGGGAGGCTGATGAGGCGGCCACGCTGTATCAGGCACTCCTCGCCGAGGTGCCGCAGGCGCCCATGCTCCAGGAAAACTTGCGGGCCAAATTGACGGACATCTATCTACGCGGCAAGGATCGGGGCAAGGCCATCGAACAGTTGCGGGCGATGGTGGCCAGCGACCCGCTCAACATGCAGGCGCACTATTACCTTGCGCTCCTGTATGCCGAAGCGGGCGACTCGGAACACGCGGAGGAGATGTATCGCAAAACCATCGTGCTCAACCCCAAGTTCGAACAGGCTTACTACGATCTGGCCGCGTCCCAGTTGGGCAGCAGCGAGACCAATGCCGTCTTCCGGACGCTGGAACAGGCGCAGAAGAAATTTGGTGAAAACTTTGTTTCGGAGTTCCTGCTCGGCGTGGCCAATGCCCGCATCGGCAAATATGCGGAGGCGGTCAAGCGTTACACTTCGGCCGAGGTGATGGCGCGGGCCACGGACCCGAAGCGCCTGACGCCCTTGTTCTATTTCCAAATGGGCTCGGCACTGGAACGGAAGGGTGACTATTCGGAAGCGGTGAAATACCTCGAGAAAGCGCTCGCGCTCAAACCGGAGTTTCCAGAGGCCGCCAACTACCTGGGCTTCATGTGGGCGGAACGCGGCGAAAACCTGGAGCGCGCCCGGGCGTTGATCGACCAGGCCGTCAAGGCGGAGCCCGACAACAGCGCGTATCTTGACAGTCTGGCCTGGGTGCTGTTCAAGCAGGGCCGCGCGCAGGAAGCCCTGCCCGTGATGCTCCACGCCATCGCCCAGGCGCAGGAGGACCATGAAATGGATGCCACCCTTTACGACCACCTCGGCGACATCTACGCGGCGCAAGGCGACGCGACCAAAGCACGCGACGCCTGGACCAAGGCGCTGAACTTGGGGCCCGATGACACCATCCGGAAGAAGTTGGACGCGCTGCCGGCGGCGCACTAA
- the purN gene encoding phosphoribosylglycinamide formyltransferase gives MTDERSFRIGVLGSGKGSNFVAIAEAIRAGAVPAEVALVLSDVENAGILERARERGRPARYVAPGKFRTKLDDEAEANFVTALREAKVDLVVLAGFMRILKSGLMNAFLNRIINIHPSLLPSFPGLEAWKQALDHGVKVTGCTVHFVDAGVDSGPIIGQQTVPVLDDDTPESLHQRIHAAEHELYPKCVAALARGEIEVRGRRVVHRRP, from the coding sequence ATGACAGACGAACGCTCGTTTCGGATTGGCGTGCTGGGCTCGGGCAAAGGCTCCAACTTTGTGGCCATTGCGGAAGCCATTCGCGCCGGCGCCGTGCCGGCCGAGGTTGCCCTCGTGTTGAGTGACGTGGAGAATGCCGGCATCCTGGAACGCGCCCGCGAACGCGGCCGGCCGGCGCGATACGTCGCGCCCGGGAAATTCCGCACCAAGCTCGACGACGAAGCCGAGGCGAACTTTGTGACGGCGCTGCGGGAGGCAAAGGTGGATTTGGTCGTGCTTGCCGGTTTCATGCGCATCCTCAAGAGCGGGTTGATGAACGCCTTTCTCAACCGCATCATCAACATCCACCCGTCGCTGCTGCCGTCGTTTCCGGGGCTGGAGGCGTGGAAGCAGGCGTTGGATCATGGCGTGAAGGTGACGGGCTGCACCGTGCATTTCGTGGATGCCGGAGTGGACAGCGGTCCCATCATCGGCCAGCAAACCGTGCCCGTGCTCGACGACGACACGCCGGAGTCGCTGCATCAACGCATTCACGCGGCGGAACATGAACTGTATCCGAAGTGCGTCGCGGCCCTGGCCCGGGGGGAAATTGAAGTGCGCGGGCGGCGGGTCGTTCACCGGCGCCCGTAA
- a CDS encoding ABC transporter permease produces the protein MSAVANIKTIAKRELSAYFTSPLAYVFIVIFLILCGFFTFSSSLGAFFERGQASLVQPFFNWHPWFYLFLVPAVGMRLWAEERRVGTIELLLTMPITAWQAIAGKFLASWLFLGVALILTFPVVITVNYLGHPDNGVIFAAYVGSWLMGGAYLAISCLTSAMTRTQVVSFIISVMACLFLILCGFGPVIGLLENIASPKLVDFVASFSFITHFEGFQKGILDSRDVIFFLSVIGFSLFSTSVILRGHRAG, from the coding sequence ATGAGCGCCGTTGCCAACATCAAGACCATTGCGAAGCGCGAATTGAGCGCCTACTTCACCTCGCCGCTCGCGTATGTGTTCATTGTGATTTTTCTCATCCTGTGCGGTTTCTTCACGTTCTCGTCGTCGCTGGGCGCGTTCTTTGAACGCGGTCAGGCGTCGCTGGTGCAGCCGTTCTTCAACTGGCATCCGTGGTTTTACCTCTTCCTCGTGCCGGCGGTGGGCATGCGGTTGTGGGCGGAGGAGCGCCGCGTGGGCACCATCGAGCTGCTGCTGACCATGCCCATCACGGCCTGGCAGGCGATCGCGGGAAAATTCCTCGCCAGCTGGTTGTTCCTGGGCGTCGCGCTGATTCTGACCTTCCCGGTGGTCATCACGGTGAACTATCTGGGGCATCCCGACAACGGCGTCATCTTCGCGGCCTACGTTGGAAGCTGGCTGATGGGCGGGGCGTATCTTGCCATCAGTTGCCTGACGTCCGCCATGACCCGCACGCAGGTCGTCAGCTTCATCATCTCGGTGATGGCCTGCCTGTTCCTGATTCTGTGCGGCTTCGGCCCGGTGATCGGCTTGTTGGAAAACATCGCGAGCCCCAAGTTGGTGGACTTTGTGGCTTCGTTCAGTTTCATCACCCACTTCGAGGGCTTTCAGAAGGGCATCCTGGATTCGCGTGACGTGATTTTCTTCCTGTCCGTGATCGGGTTTTCGCTGTTCAGCACAAGCGTCATTTTGCGCGGTCACCGCGCGGGCTAA
- the hisG gene encoding ATP phosphoribosyltransferase, whose translation MSKQVLRFGLPKGSLQESALQKMAKAGWNVSVSSRSYVPYVDDEELEIRLIRAQEISRYVENGVLDAGITGHDWIIENDSKVHEVGEFVFSKVSRQPTRWVLAVPEQSPIKSVKDLEGKRIATEVVNLTKRWLKKNGVKAEVEFSWGATEVKAHEMVDAIIEVTETGSSLRANKLRIVETLLTSSPRLIVNHDAWKDKFKRQKVETLALLLRGALEAESKVGLKMNIAEKNLQTLLATLPALRNPTISQLSQAGWVAVETIIDETVVRHLIPQLKAHGAEGIIEYPLNKVVY comes from the coding sequence ATGAGCAAGCAAGTGCTTCGATTCGGCCTGCCCAAGGGCAGTTTGCAGGAGTCCGCGCTCCAGAAGATGGCCAAAGCGGGCTGGAACGTTTCCGTTTCCAGCCGCTCCTATGTGCCTTATGTGGACGACGAGGAGCTGGAAATCCGTCTGATTCGCGCCCAGGAAATCAGCCGCTACGTCGAGAATGGTGTGCTCGATGCCGGCATCACCGGTCATGACTGGATCATTGAGAACGATTCCAAAGTCCACGAAGTCGGCGAATTTGTCTTCAGCAAGGTCAGCCGGCAGCCGACGCGCTGGGTGCTCGCGGTGCCGGAGCAATCGCCCATCAAGTCCGTGAAGGATTTGGAAGGCAAACGCATCGCGACCGAGGTGGTGAATCTGACCAAGCGCTGGCTCAAGAAAAATGGCGTGAAGGCCGAGGTGGAATTCTCCTGGGGCGCCACGGAAGTGAAGGCGCACGAAATGGTGGATGCCATCATCGAAGTCACCGAGACGGGCTCCTCGCTGCGCGCCAACAAGCTGCGCATCGTGGAAACCCTGCTGACATCATCGCCCCGGCTGATCGTCAATCACGACGCGTGGAAGGACAAGTTCAAGCGCCAGAAGGTGGAGACGCTCGCCCTCCTGCTGCGCGGCGCGCTGGAGGCGGAATCGAAGGTCGGCCTCAAGATGAACATCGCCGAGAAGAATTTGCAGACGCTGCTCGCAACACTGCCGGCGCTGCGCAACCCGACCATTTCCCAGCTCAGCCAGGCCGGCTGGGTGGCGGTGGAGACGATCATCGACGAAACCGTCGTGCGCCACCTGATCCCGCAGCTCAAGGCGCACGGCGCCGAAGGCATCATTGAATATCCGCTCAACAAGGTGGTGTATTGA